A part of Olleya sp. Bg11-27 genomic DNA contains:
- a CDS encoding GNAT family N-acetyltransferase translates to MIVAETERLIISKFVIADAPFFLELINTPKFKKFVGDRNVKTVAQAEERITNGHLKNYETLGYGFYKLLLKSENNTPIGTSGITQRDTLELPDIGFAMLPQYEGQGYGLESSKLILQLAKDVFKIPKIAAITSEHNAGSIKLIEKLGLTYEKRVKPFEDDVELMLFAKTLL, encoded by the coding sequence ATGATAGTAGCCGAAACCGAACGATTAATCATTTCAAAATTCGTTATTGCAGATGCACCTTTCTTTTTAGAATTAATAAACACACCTAAATTCAAAAAGTTTGTAGGCGACCGTAATGTAAAAACGGTAGCTCAGGCAGAAGAACGGATTACTAATGGCCATTTAAAAAACTACGAAACACTAGGCTACGGTTTTTACAAATTGCTCTTAAAATCGGAAAACAACACCCCTATTGGAACAAGTGGTATAACACAACGCGACACTCTAGAACTTCCTGATATTGGTTTTGCAATGCTTCCTCAATATGAAGGCCAAGGTTACGGTCTAGAATCTTCAAAATTAATACTACAATTGGCTAAAGATGTATTCAAAATCCCTAAAATAGCCGCAATAACATCAGAACATAACGCTGGATCCATAAAATTAATAGAAAAATTAGGATTAACTTATGAAAAAAGGGTAAAACCCTTTGAGGATGATGTAGAACTTATGTTATTTGCAAAAACTTTACTGTAA
- a CDS encoding DUF1801 domain-containing protein, which translates to MTSLATTPEDYIAQLPPDRKVAIIKLHNVILKHMPQGLESGMAYGMLAYFVPKSIYPSGYHCKPFPPLPFINVASQKNCIVIYHSGLYPKEELYDWFVSEYPKHCKYKLDMGKSCIRFKKTDDIPYVLIAQLLGKMSIKEWITIYESTLNLKK; encoded by the coding sequence ATGACCTCATTAGCAACTACTCCTGAAGATTATATAGCACAACTTCCTCCTGATAGAAAAGTAGCTATTATCAAATTACATAATGTAATACTAAAACATATGCCCCAAGGACTAGAGTCTGGTATGGCTTATGGTATGTTAGCTTATTTTGTTCCAAAGTCTATTTACCCCTCGGGTTACCATTGTAAACCATTTCCACCTTTACCGTTTATAAATGTTGCGTCTCAAAAAAACTGTATTGTTATTTACCATTCTGGTTTATATCCAAAAGAAGAACTTTATGATTGGTTTGTTTCAGAATACCCAAAACACTGTAAATACAAACTAGACATGGGTAAAAGTTGTATCCGATTTAAAAAAACAGATGACATTCCTTATGTTTTGATCGCCCAATTATTAGGTAAAATGAGTATTAAAGAGTGGATAACAATTTATGAATCTACATTAAATTTAAAAAAATGA
- a CDS encoding cupin domain-containing protein, whose product MKALDITQKLSKFTDNWQPHQIAIVDDMQVLLAKLKGEFVWHSHDNEDELFQVIKGTLYMQFRDRTEIVNAGEIIVVPKGVEHNPTTKNNEEVHVLLFEKLNTAHTGNVKHELTQTIYPKI is encoded by the coding sequence ATGAAAGCACTAGACATTACTCAAAAACTATCTAAGTTTACAGATAACTGGCAACCGCATCAAATAGCTATCGTAGACGATATGCAAGTATTGTTAGCCAAGCTTAAAGGCGAATTTGTTTGGCACAGCCATGATAATGAAGACGAACTTTTTCAGGTCATTAAAGGGACACTTTATATGCAATTTAGAGACCGAACAGAAATTGTTAACGCCGGAGAAATTATAGTCGTTCCTAAAGGAGTAGAACATAATCCCACTACAAAAAACAATGAGGAAGTCCACGTCTTACTATTCGAAAAACTAAACACCGCTCATACTGGCAATGTAAAACACGAATTAACGCAGACCATCTATCCAAAAATTTAA
- a CDS encoding aspartate kinase — MRVFKFGGASVKDAKGVKNLISVLEQVGHEKTIIVVSAMGKMTNALELVVGAYFDDKKELNSTIQSVVDYHNDIMVALFDDSNHRVFKITEDLFGELRNFLKTNKSPDYSFVYDQVIGFGELLSTSIISQYLVFKGFDNHWQDVRQLIKTDSYYRNANVNWEETQQLVTKHIDSKKLNITQGFLGSDANNFTTTLGREGSDYTAAILAYCLNAGSVTIWKDVPGVLNADPRHFKNTQLLNSISYTEAIELAFYGASVIHPKTLQPLQRKEIPLYVKSFLNPQGEGTVVNKMFGLIPKVPCFIVKQNQVLLSLSTLDFSYIVEDNISKIFNLLSKYKMKVSVIQNSAISFSVCFDDNYNNLETLLLQLKANFKLTCNTGVSLYTIRHYDDKSVEELEAGKTVLLKQMFQETLQIVTK; from the coding sequence ATGAGAGTGTTTAAGTTTGGAGGTGCTTCTGTTAAAGATGCTAAAGGGGTAAAGAATTTAATTTCGGTATTAGAACAAGTAGGACATGAAAAGACGATAATAGTTGTCTCTGCAATGGGTAAAATGACTAATGCTTTGGAATTGGTGGTTGGCGCTTATTTTGATGATAAAAAAGAGTTAAATAGTACTATTCAGAGTGTTGTCGACTATCATAATGATATTATGGTTGCTCTTTTTGATGATAGTAATCATCGTGTTTTTAAAATAACCGAAGATTTATTTGGAGAACTTCGAAATTTCCTAAAGACAAATAAATCTCCCGATTATAGTTTTGTTTATGATCAAGTTATTGGTTTTGGAGAATTATTGTCTACATCAATTATTAGTCAATATTTGGTTTTTAAAGGTTTTGATAACCATTGGCAAGATGTTAGGCAGTTAATTAAAACAGATAGTTATTACAGAAATGCTAATGTTAACTGGGAAGAAACTCAACAATTAGTTACTAAACATATAGATTCTAAAAAGCTTAATATAACTCAAGGGTTTTTAGGTAGCGATGCAAATAATTTTACAACGACCTTAGGTCGAGAAGGAAGTGATTATACTGCCGCTATTTTGGCGTATTGTTTAAACGCAGGAAGTGTGACTATTTGGAAAGATGTGCCAGGTGTTTTAAATGCAGATCCAAGACATTTTAAAAACACACAATTACTTAATTCTATTTCGTATACTGAAGCTATTGAATTAGCCTTTTATGGTGCTTCTGTTATTCATCCAAAAACATTGCAACCTTTGCAACGTAAAGAAATTCCGTTATACGTTAAGTCTTTTTTAAATCCGCAAGGGGAAGGGACAGTGGTCAATAAAATGTTCGGTTTAATACCTAAAGTACCTTGCTTTATTGTTAAGCAAAACCAAGTATTATTATCGTTGTCTACATTAGATTTTTCTTATATCGTTGAGGATAATATTAGTAAAATCTTTAATTTGCTATCCAAATACAAAATGAAGGTTAGTGTTATACAGAATTCTGCAATTAGTTTTTCTGTTTGCTTTGATGATAATTATAATAATTTAGAAACTTTATTATTGCAATTAAAAGCTAATTTTAAATTGACTTGTAATACAGGTGTTTCTCTATATACCATAAGGCATTACGATGATAAGTCAGTAGAAGAATTAGAAGCAGGAAAAACAGTTTTATTAAAACAAATGTTCCAAGAGACATTACAAATAGTAACAAAATAA
- a CDS encoding 2-hydroxyacid dehydrogenase, with protein MKILHLDSNHPLLINQLNDLGYSNHEDFTSSKADIQNKIKEYDGFIIRSRFSIDAAFLDAATNLKFIGRVGAGLENIDCDYAKSKGITLIAAPEGNRNAVGEHSLAMLLSLFNKLNKADKEVREGKWLREDNRGLELDGKTVGLIGYGNMGKAFAKKLRGFDVTVLCHDLKPNVGDENAKQVSLSELQEKAEVLSLHTPETESTIKMVNKNLINGFKKPFWLINTARGKSVVTSDLVSALKSGQILGAGLDVLEYEKSSFENLFSDNNMPEAFKYLIQSDQVVLSPHVAGWTIQSKEKLAQTIVDKIKTKFC; from the coding sequence ATGAAAATACTTCACCTAGACTCCAACCATCCGTTACTAATAAATCAGCTTAATGACCTAGGTTATTCAAACCATGAAGATTTCACATCGTCTAAAGCAGACATTCAAAACAAAATCAAAGAGTATGATGGTTTTATAATCAGAAGTCGCTTTAGTATTGATGCTGCATTTTTAGATGCCGCCACAAATTTGAAATTTATAGGACGTGTCGGTGCAGGATTAGAAAACATCGATTGTGACTACGCCAAAAGTAAAGGCATAACATTAATCGCAGCTCCAGAAGGCAATCGTAATGCCGTTGGAGAACACAGCCTAGCAATGCTCCTATCCCTATTTAATAAGCTAAATAAAGCGGACAAAGAAGTTAGAGAAGGCAAATGGTTACGTGAAGACAACAGAGGCTTAGAGCTAGACGGTAAAACCGTTGGACTAATCGGCTATGGTAATATGGGAAAAGCATTTGCAAAAAAACTACGAGGTTTTGATGTTACTGTTTTATGCCATGATCTCAAACCTAATGTAGGAGATGAGAACGCTAAGCAAGTAAGCCTATCAGAACTTCAAGAAAAAGCAGAGGTATTAAGTCTACATACTCCAGAAACAGAATCTACTATAAAAATGGTCAATAAAAACCTAATAAACGGGTTTAAGAAACCATTTTGGCTAATAAATACAGCACGTGGCAAAAGTGTGGTCACCTCAGACCTAGTCTCTGCCTTAAAATCAGGACAAATATTAGGAGCAGGTTTAGACGTTTTAGAATACGAGAAATCATCTTTCGAAAACTTGTTTAGTGACAACAACATGCCCGAGGCTTTTAAATACCTCATACAATCTGACCAAGTAGTACTATCACCACATGTGGCCGGCTGGACTATTCAAAGTAAAGAAAAATTAGCGCAAACTATCGTCGATAAAATCAAAACAAAATTTTGTTAG
- a CDS encoding DUF4286 family protein, with product MYIYNVTVNIDESAHNEWLIWIKEHIPKVLATGKFEKATLTKVLVEEDMGGQTYSIQYKSYSREALDAYYKEDADTLRNEASKKFADKMLAFRTELQIVDEYSVTFK from the coding sequence ATGTACATATATAACGTCACTGTAAATATAGACGAAAGCGCTCATAACGAGTGGTTAATCTGGATAAAGGAACATATTCCTAAAGTACTAGCGACTGGTAAATTTGAAAAAGCGACCTTAACCAAAGTTCTAGTAGAGGAAGACATGGGCGGACAAACCTATTCTATCCAATACAAATCATATTCAAGAGAGGCTTTAGATGCCTATTACAAGGAAGACGCAGACACCTTAAGAAACGAAGCTTCAAAGAAGTTTGCCGACAAAATGTTAGCTTTTAGAACAGAGCTTCAAATTGTTGATGAGTATTCTGTAACGTTCAAATAA
- the rsmA gene encoding 16S rRNA (adenine(1518)-N(6)/adenine(1519)-N(6))-dimethyltransferase RsmA codes for MAKYKPNNHQVKAKKFLGQHFLEDEGIARDIADSLTLNGYKNVLEIGPGMGVLTKYLLDKPITTYAIEIDTDSVEYLKNNYLTLADRIIEKDFLKYDITETFKDQPFAIIGNFPYNISTQIVFKTLELRDQIPEFSGMFQKEVAQRICSKEGSKVYGILSVLTQAFYDAEYLFTVPPTVFNPPPRVESGVLRLTRKADYSLPCDEKLFFRVVKQAFQQRRKTMRNSLKTFELSDNLKANAIFDQRPEQLSVTQFLELTSLIENDK; via the coding sequence ATGGCAAAATACAAACCAAACAACCATCAGGTTAAAGCAAAAAAATTCTTAGGACAACACTTTTTAGAAGACGAAGGTATTGCTAGAGACATTGCGGATTCATTGACCTTAAATGGTTATAAAAACGTCTTAGAAATTGGTCCAGGAATGGGTGTTTTAACAAAATACTTACTTGATAAACCGATTACGACTTACGCTATAGAAATAGACACAGACAGTGTAGAGTACCTTAAAAACAACTATCTTACTTTAGCCGACAGGATTATTGAAAAAGATTTTTTAAAGTACGATATCACCGAAACATTTAAGGATCAACCTTTTGCTATCATTGGAAACTTCCCTTATAATATTTCAACACAAATAGTCTTTAAAACTTTAGAACTACGCGATCAAATACCAGAATTTTCTGGTATGTTTCAAAAAGAAGTAGCACAACGTATTTGCTCTAAAGAAGGCAGTAAGGTTTACGGTATTCTATCCGTTTTAACTCAGGCCTTTTATGATGCAGAGTATTTATTCACTGTACCGCCAACCGTTTTTAATCCACCACCAAGAGTAGAATCTGGGGTCTTGCGATTAACAAGAAAAGCCGACTACAGTTTACCATGTGACGAAAAATTATTTTTCAGAGTGGTTAAACAAGCGTTTCAACAACGTCGCAAAACCATGCGCAACAGTTTAAAAACATTTGAATTGTCAGATAATCTAAAAGCAAACGCTATCTTTGACCAGCGACCAGAACAGCTTAGTGTTACACAATTTTTAGAGTTAACTAGCTTAATAGAAAACGACAAATAA
- the mgtE gene encoding magnesium transporter produces the protein MEDNQNIQFQLTDELIERVELLIEQKNDDDLKLLLEEFHYADIAEILDEVNLDEAMYVIKLLDSETTSDVLMELDEDNREKVLKNLSAKEIAEEIEELDTDDAADIIAELPEARQAEVISQIEDKEHRAEIQELLAYDEDTAGGLMAKELVKVYETWTVAECLRRIRGQAQNVSRVHSIYVVDQQEKLLGRLSLKDLLTAKSEQKIAELSNSNVDYVYVEEDAEEVAKVMQKYDLEAIPVVDQNKTLLGRITIDDIVDVIREEADKDYQMAAGISQDVEADDSILKLTKARLPWLLIGMFGGLGAASIIEGFNGSMGEFIILLSFVPLIQATAGNVGVQSSAIVVQGLANNSIDGNIIKRLFKEAILGLVNGLAIALIAIVVTHFIFKTPYLISITIAIALVAVIIMAALIGTFIPIFLDKRGIDPAVATGPFITTSNDVFGILLYFLIAKSILGF, from the coding sequence GTGGAAGACAATCAAAACATACAGTTTCAGCTTACAGACGAGCTTATCGAGCGCGTAGAGCTACTTATCGAACAAAAAAACGATGATGACCTTAAGCTACTTTTAGAAGAATTTCATTACGCAGATATTGCCGAAATTCTTGATGAAGTCAACTTAGACGAAGCGATGTATGTTATTAAGCTTCTTGATTCCGAAACCACGTCTGATGTCCTTATGGAATTGGACGAGGATAATCGAGAAAAAGTCTTAAAAAACTTATCTGCAAAAGAAATAGCGGAAGAGATTGAAGAGCTAGATACCGATGATGCAGCAGATATTATTGCAGAATTACCTGAAGCCCGTCAAGCAGAAGTCATTTCGCAAATAGAAGATAAAGAACACAGGGCCGAAATCCAAGAACTTTTAGCGTATGACGAGGACACCGCAGGAGGGTTAATGGCCAAGGAGCTTGTCAAAGTTTATGAAACCTGGACCGTTGCAGAATGCCTACGTCGTATCCGTGGTCAAGCACAAAATGTAAGTCGCGTGCACTCTATATATGTCGTTGATCAACAAGAAAAATTATTAGGTCGTTTATCTTTAAAAGATCTATTAACTGCTAAAAGCGAACAAAAGATAGCCGAATTATCTAATTCCAATGTAGATTACGTTTATGTGGAAGAAGATGCGGAAGAAGTGGCAAAAGTTATGCAAAAGTATGATCTAGAAGCCATTCCTGTTGTTGACCAAAACAAAACCCTTTTAGGACGTATTACCATTGATGACATTGTAGATGTTATCCGTGAAGAAGCAGATAAAGATTATCAAATGGCAGCCGGTATATCACAAGATGTAGAAGCTGATGATAGTATCCTAAAACTTACAAAAGCGAGACTACCATGGTTACTTATTGGTATGTTTGGCGGCCTTGGAGCGGCAAGTATAATAGAAGGTTTTAATGGCTCCATGGGCGAATTTATAATCTTACTAAGTTTTGTACCATTAATACAAGCCACAGCCGGAAATGTTGGTGTCCAATCCTCTGCAATTGTAGTACAAGGGTTAGCTAATAACAGTATAGATGGCAACATCATAAAACGTCTTTTTAAAGAAGCTATATTAGGATTAGTTAATGGTTTAGCAATTGCCTTAATTGCAATAGTAGTCACCCATTTTATTTTTAAAACCCCCTATTTAATCTCTATAACAATAGCCATTGCACTAGTCGCTGTAATTATTATGGCTGCATTAATAGGCACATTTATCCCTATATTTTTGGATAAAAGAGGCATCGACCCAGCAGTTGCAACGGGTCCATTTATTACCACAAGTAATGATGTCTTTGGGATACTACTCTACTTTCTAATAGCAAAATCGATCTTAGGGTTTTAA
- a CDS encoding GNAT family N-acyltransferase codes for MGLVTAKEVSSAIKLSKYGFLGTFVGWILMKVLKISSLNNVYNRNKHLSHLEFLDGILDEFQIKFEIPEEDLKRLPKDGAYITVSNHPLGGIDGILLLKLMLEQREDFKIIANFLLHRIEPMKPYIMPVNPFEDRKDVKSSLTGFKGSISHLRDGHPLGIFPAGEVSTYRDGKLVVDKPWEDAAMKLVKKANVPVVPIYFHAQNSKLFYKLSKISDIFRTAKLPSELFTQKRRVIKVRIGKPISVKSQGEHESLADFSEFIRRKTYMLSNAFQPKEKIIDSISSSLKSPKSVKAPKQIVTPVSQEAMIKEVDALRKQDCKLLTSKNYEVFLSTAADMPNLLREIGRLREITFRAVGEGTNEPIDLDEFDNYYHHLFLWDSEANVLAGAYRMGLGSQIFANYGINGFYLQDLFGFEPELYKMMSESIEMGRAFIIKEYQQKPMPLFLLWKGIVHTTLRHPEHKYLIGGVSISNQFSEFSKSLMIEFMKSHYYDPYVAQYVHPKKEFKVKLKDADKDFVFDATEADLNKFDKIIDEIEPGALRLPVLLKKYIKQNARLVAFNVDPLFNNAVDGLMYIKIADLPESTVRPVMEEFQAELERKFTEQNGDKSMTEVER; via the coding sequence ATGGGATTAGTCACAGCAAAAGAAGTTTCAAGCGCTATAAAGCTCAGTAAATACGGGTTTTTGGGGACATTTGTTGGTTGGATACTAATGAAAGTATTGAAAATTTCGAGCTTAAATAATGTCTATAATCGTAACAAACATTTGTCACATTTAGAGTTTTTGGATGGAATTTTAGATGAATTTCAAATTAAATTCGAAATTCCTGAAGAAGATTTAAAGCGATTGCCAAAAGATGGCGCTTATATTACCGTTTCTAACCATCCATTGGGAGGTATTGATGGTATTTTACTTTTAAAATTAATGCTTGAACAACGCGAAGATTTTAAAATAATAGCTAATTTTTTATTACATCGTATAGAGCCTATGAAGCCTTATATAATGCCTGTTAACCCTTTTGAAGATAGGAAGGATGTAAAATCTAGCTTAACAGGGTTTAAGGGCTCTATTTCTCACTTGAGAGATGGACATCCTTTGGGGATTTTTCCTGCAGGAGAGGTGTCTACTTATAGAGATGGTAAATTAGTTGTTGATAAACCTTGGGAAGACGCAGCGATGAAGTTAGTTAAAAAAGCTAATGTTCCTGTTGTTCCAATATATTTTCATGCACAAAATAGTAAGTTGTTTTATAAGTTGTCAAAAATAAGTGACATTTTTAGAACAGCTAAGTTGCCTTCCGAATTGTTTACACAAAAACGTAGAGTTATCAAGGTTAGGATAGGGAAACCAATTTCTGTTAAAAGTCAAGGAGAACATGAGTCGCTTGCAGATTTCTCAGAATTTATTAGAAGGAAAACATATATGCTGTCTAATGCTTTTCAACCTAAGGAGAAGATTATAGATAGTATTTCTTCTAGTTTAAAATCTCCAAAATCGGTAAAAGCACCTAAACAAATTGTAACTCCGGTTAGTCAGGAAGCAATGATAAAAGAGGTCGATGCATTGCGCAAGCAAGATTGTAAATTATTGACAAGTAAAAATTATGAAGTTTTTTTATCTACCGCTGCAGATATGCCAAACTTGCTGCGTGAGATTGGACGATTGAGAGAAATTACTTTTAGAGCTGTTGGAGAAGGAACAAATGAACCTATTGATTTAGATGAATTTGATAATTACTACCATCATTTATTTTTATGGGATAGTGAGGCTAATGTTTTAGCAGGTGCTTATAGAATGGGGTTAGGATCTCAGATATTTGCTAATTATGGTATTAATGGCTTTTATTTACAAGATTTATTTGGTTTTGAGCCTGAGTTATATAAAATGATGAGCGAGTCTATTGAAATGGGACGCGCCTTTATTATTAAAGAATACCAACAAAAACCAATGCCTTTGTTTTTACTTTGGAAAGGTATTGTGCATACAACATTACGTCATCCTGAACATAAGTATTTAATTGGAGGGGTTAGTATTAGTAATCAGTTTTCAGAATTCTCCAAGTCTTTAATGATTGAGTTTATGAAATCACATTACTATGATCCGTACGTGGCACAATATGTTCATCCTAAAAAAGAATTTAAGGTTAAACTTAAAGATGCTGATAAGGACTTTGTTTTTGATGCAACAGAGGCTGATTTAAATAAGTTTGATAAGATTATTGATGAGATTGAACCAGGTGCTTTAAGATTGCCTGTATTGCTTAAAAAGTATATCAAACAAAACGCCCGTTTAGTTGCCTTTAATGTAGACCCATTATTTAATAATGCGGTAGATGGTTTAATGTATATTAAGATCGCAGACTTGCCAGAAAGTACAGTTAGGCCTGTAATGGAAGAATTTCAAGCGGAATTAGAACGTAAGTTTACTGAGCAGAATGGAGATAAGTCAATGACCGAAGTCGAACGTTAA
- a CDS encoding VOC family protein, which translates to MKKRVTGIGGLFFKTKDPKASKDWYNKHLGFNTDDYGSTFWWKDKDGNDCSTQWSPFPEDSKHFEPSKKDFMFNYRVENLKELIKVLKEEGVTVLGEIEEYDYGKFGWILDNDGNKIELWEPIDKIFLK; encoded by the coding sequence ATGAAAAAACGCGTCACAGGAATCGGAGGTCTATTTTTTAAAACAAAAGACCCAAAAGCCTCAAAAGATTGGTATAACAAACATTTAGGTTTTAATACAGACGATTACGGTTCTACCTTTTGGTGGAAGGATAAAGACGGTAATGATTGCTCTACACAATGGAGTCCATTTCCTGAAGATTCTAAACATTTTGAACCTTCGAAAAAAGATTTTATGTTTAACTATCGTGTAGAAAATCTTAAGGAATTAATAAAAGTATTAAAAGAAGAAGGTGTGACTGTTCTGGGTGAAATTGAAGAATATGATTATGGAAAATTTGGTTGGATACTAGATAACGACGGTAACAAAATTGAACTTTGGGAGCCAATCGACAAAATATTTTTAAAATAG
- a CDS encoding ArsR/SmtB family transcription factor, whose product MGFSKRQLFNTSQNQVANFTKVLGHPARIAMIQHISENKDCNCNALVKSTGLSQPTISQHLGEIRKIGLLKQKIRGKNLFYSIDLEQLNECRRVVNDFFVKTQVNCNK is encoded by the coding sequence ATGGGGTTCTCAAAAAGACAATTGTTTAATACTTCTCAAAATCAAGTCGCTAATTTTACTAAAGTTTTAGGACATCCTGCTAGAATAGCAATGATCCAACATATAAGCGAAAACAAGGATTGTAATTGTAACGCTTTGGTGAAAAGCACAGGATTATCACAACCAACAATATCGCAACATTTAGGTGAGATTAGAAAAATAGGCTTACTAAAACAAAAAATACGAGGTAAAAACCTTTTTTACTCTATAGATCTAGAACAACTAAACGAATGCAGACGTGTAGTCAATGACTTTTTTGTTAAGACTCAGGTTAATTGTAATAAGTAG